A section of the Pedobacter sp. HDW13 genome encodes:
- the holA gene encoding DNA polymerase III subunit delta, whose translation MTAAEIIKDIKARKFKPVYLLHGEESYYIDQVTDYIEDKLLNDAEKGFNQTVLYGKDTDMATVLGAAKRYPMMSDYQVVIVKEAQDLKWGKEDGGSKEGEFVLNYFEKPLPSTILVLAFKYANFDKRKKIYKAISKSGLIFQSDPVRDYKLVPWIEDFIKEKGYKIDQQASALMAEYLGTDLSKIANEIEKLMLNVPKDQTINTDLVQKNIGISKEYNVFELQKALAMRDVLKCNKIINYFGSNPKANPTVMVLANLGGYFTKLLKYHYVPNKADAASALGVPPFFIKDYEVAARNYNTGKVFQVISLLREYDLKSKGLDSTGNVDDGELLKELVFKIVH comes from the coding sequence ATGACAGCTGCCGAAATTATCAAAGATATTAAAGCCCGAAAATTTAAACCCGTGTATTTACTGCATGGTGAAGAATCATACTATATCGATCAGGTAACCGATTATATCGAAGATAAGCTGTTAAACGATGCCGAAAAGGGTTTTAACCAAACGGTGCTGTACGGAAAAGATACCGATATGGCTACGGTTTTAGGTGCAGCGAAGCGTTACCCCATGATGTCAGACTATCAGGTGGTCATTGTAAAAGAAGCGCAGGATTTAAAATGGGGCAAAGAAGATGGTGGCAGCAAAGAGGGCGAATTTGTGCTCAATTATTTCGAAAAGCCTTTACCCAGTACCATTTTAGTGCTGGCTTTCAAATACGCCAATTTCGATAAGCGTAAAAAGATTTATAAAGCCATTAGCAAAAGCGGCCTGATCTTTCAGTCAGACCCCGTACGCGATTATAAACTGGTACCCTGGATTGAAGATTTCATTAAAGAAAAAGGGTATAAAATCGATCAGCAGGCATCGGCCTTAATGGCTGAGTATTTGGGTACAGATTTATCTAAAATCGCCAATGAGATCGAAAAACTGATGCTCAATGTGCCTAAAGATCAAACCATCAATACCGATCTGGTACAAAAAAATATCGGTATCAGTAAAGAGTATAACGTTTTCGAGTTACAGAAAGCGCTGGCTATGCGCGATGTGCTGAAGTGCAATAAGATCATCAATTATTTCGGCAGCAACCCCAAAGCAAATCCTACGGTTATGGTACTGGCCAATTTAGGTGGTTATTTTACCAAGCTATTAAAATATCATTACGTACCCAATAAGGCCGATGCGGCATCAGCATTGGGTGTACCTCCCTTTTTTATCAAAGATTATGAGGTAGCTGCCCGAAACTATAATACCGGTAAGGTTTTTCAGGTGATAAGCCTGCTGCGCGAGTACGATTTAAAAAGCAAAGGATTAGACAGTACCGGTAATGTTGATGATGGCGAATTGTTAAAAGAACTCGTTTTTAAGATTGTACATTGA
- a CDS encoding SUMF1/EgtB/PvdO family nonheme iron enzyme → MVHDTNLLPIAMVEIPAGEIVLRDDRIKQSWTVEMKPFYLAKYAVTQALYFEITGNRPATFTGDNHPVETISWRDAVLFCNVLSEKNDLNPCYIFDREADEVLFKPTANGFRLPTEAEWEYACKAGTNGIRYGELDHIAWYKQNSGKTTQQVGLKTPNAWGLYDMLGNVWEWCTDIYDESVYGSYRIIRGGGWSDEERGCMATNRRRSHPKSFKIEDLGFRLARNM, encoded by the coding sequence ATGGTGCACGATACAAACCTTTTACCTATTGCCATGGTAGAAATACCTGCAGGCGAAATTGTGCTGAGAGACGACAGGATTAAGCAAAGCTGGACTGTTGAGATGAAACCTTTTTACTTAGCGAAATACGCGGTAACACAAGCGCTTTATTTTGAAATAACCGGCAACAGGCCGGCTACATTTACCGGAGATAACCATCCGGTAGAAACCATAAGCTGGCGCGATGCAGTATTATTTTGCAATGTCTTATCTGAAAAAAATGATTTAAACCCTTGTTATATTTTTGACCGGGAAGCCGACGAAGTGCTGTTTAAACCAACCGCCAATGGCTTTAGATTGCCCACAGAAGCCGAATGGGAATACGCCTGTAAAGCAGGTACCAACGGCATCAGGTATGGCGAACTTGACCACATTGCCTGGTATAAACAAAACTCCGGAAAAACTACCCAACAGGTGGGCCTCAAAACGCCCAATGCCTGGGGCTTGTATGATATGCTAGGCAATGTTTGGGAATGGTGCACTGATATTTACGATGAAAGCGTGTACGGCTCTTACCGCATTATCCGTGGTGGTGGCTGGAGCGATGAGGAAAGGGGTTGTATGGCCACTAACCGCCGGCGCAGCCATCCCAAATCATTTAAAATAGAAGATTTGGGTTTCAGGCTGGCGAGGAATATGTAA
- a CDS encoding type I restriction enzyme HsdR N-terminal domain-containing protein, with the protein MFTPTPLNLPPYPFKITRKDNVVFIFDELRKKHLVLTPEEWVRQHFIQNLISSKKFPRTLIQIEGGLVLNQLQKRSDILVYNTAGEKLMLIECKAPKVKITQSVFDQAARYNSIHQARWIVLTNGLQHVYAKMDLEKGSFNFAEEMPEYLGL; encoded by the coding sequence ATTTTTACCCCTACCCCACTAAACCTTCCGCCTTATCCTTTTAAGATTACGAGAAAGGATAATGTGGTTTTTATTTTCGATGAGCTGAGGAAAAAGCACCTGGTGCTAACGCCCGAAGAATGGGTGCGCCAGCATTTTATACAAAACCTTATTTCATCAAAGAAATTTCCGCGTACACTGATCCAGATTGAGGGTGGTTTGGTACTTAACCAGTTGCAAAAACGGAGCGATATTTTAGTATACAACACGGCAGGCGAAAAACTGATGCTGATTGAATGCAAAGCACCGAAAGTAAAAATTACACAATCGGTTTTTGATCAGGCTGCGCGGTATAATTCGATTCACCAGGCCAGGTGGATTGTACTAACCAACGGCTTGCAGCATGTTTATGCAAAGATGGATCTGGAGAAAGGCAGCTTTAACTTTGCGGAGGAAATGCCGGAATATTTGGGTTTATAA
- a CDS encoding Gfo/Idh/MocA family protein, translating into MHRRSFVKHTTLLGSGLLVGNQVFADLYADQVINVAMIGCGDRGKGVLSVIKSMPAKYKIVAYCDLLDFRLKETEKYVPANAKAIKDYHKVLDDKSIDAVFIATPLSEHFKIAKDAVLAGKHVYVEKTMTYNIEQALALKKLVKQHPKQVFQVGYQYRYSPLYFKVKDMIQSGYLGKVTQIDCRWDRNGNWRRAVPDPALERKINWRMYKEYSGGLAAELLSHQIDFINWAFETQPDEIMGSGGIDVFKDGRETYDNIQAILRYNEKGMIGNFGATCGNAHDGYLFKIKGTKGSVSLLTNTGLFYPEEIAKKELGIVDGVTGATKIVINKDGGIPILDKPTIDGTNYALDEFYKSITTGKEPASNINTGTQAAICVGMCNEAIYTGEKQVWKSTYSV; encoded by the coding sequence ATGCATCGTCGATCTTTTGTTAAACATACCACGTTATTGGGCTCTGGTTTATTGGTTGGTAATCAGGTTTTTGCTGATTTATATGCTGATCAGGTTATCAATGTGGCCATGATTGGCTGCGGCGACAGGGGCAAAGGTGTGTTATCGGTAATTAAATCGATGCCTGCAAAATATAAAATTGTAGCCTATTGCGATCTGCTCGATTTTAGGCTTAAAGAAACCGAAAAGTACGTTCCGGCTAATGCAAAGGCTATAAAAGATTACCACAAGGTTTTAGATGATAAAAGTATAGATGCCGTTTTTATTGCAACACCACTAAGCGAGCATTTCAAAATTGCAAAAGATGCTGTGCTTGCCGGAAAACATGTGTACGTAGAAAAAACCATGACTTACAATATTGAGCAGGCCCTGGCGCTCAAGAAGCTGGTTAAGCAACATCCCAAGCAGGTTTTTCAGGTAGGTTACCAATACCGTTATTCGCCTCTGTACTTTAAGGTGAAAGATATGATTCAGAGCGGCTATTTGGGTAAGGTTACTCAAATCGATTGTCGTTGGGACCGCAATGGTAACTGGCGCAGGGCAGTGCCCGATCCGGCTTTAGAAAGAAAAATTAACTGGCGCATGTACAAAGAGTATTCGGGTGGATTAGCTGCCGAATTACTTTCGCACCAGATTGATTTTATTAACTGGGCTTTCGAAACACAGCCCGACGAGATTATGGGCTCGGGTGGTATTGATGTTTTTAAAGATGGCCGAGAAACTTACGATAATATTCAAGCCATTCTCCGTTATAACGAAAAAGGCATGATTGGTAACTTTGGCGCCACCTGCGGCAATGCACACGATGGTTACCTGTTTAAAATAAAAGGTACAAAAGGTTCAGTTTCACTACTTACCAATACTGGTTTATTCTATCCCGAAGAAATTGCCAAAAAAGAACTGGGTATTGTAGATGGGGTAACGGGTGCAACTAAAATTGTGATAAATAAAGATGGGGGCATCCCGATTTTAGATAAGCCAACCATCGATGGGACCAATTATGCACTCGATGAATTCTACAAATCGATAACCACTGGCAAAGAACCCGCTTCTAATATCAATACCGGTACACAGGCTGCCATATGTGTGGGGATGTGTAATGAGGCTATTTATACTGGCGAAAAACAGGTTTGGAAATCAACGTATAGTGTTTAG
- a CDS encoding DUF1080 domain-containing protein — MSKIKKYSILAFSLISLSAAAQKAKPLFDGKTLTGWKSVAGVAPYKVEDGMIVGAMTKGTPNSFLITEKEYGNFILELDVKLEGESTNSGIQTRSHIKQEANNGRGMVFGRQVEIDPSARAWSGGIYDEARRSWLYPLELNPSARSLYKKNEFNHYRIECIGNETKTWLNGQPVAYVIDTLDQSGFIGLQVHGIGNNTENDGKKVYFKNINIQTEGLKAKAFPKGFYVVNLTPNTLSPFEKANGYKLLFDGKTNAGWIGAYKTAFPEKGWKIANGTISVEPSGGAESTNGGDIVTKEEYAAFDMSFEFKLTPGANSGVKYFVTLSEKNTGSAIGLEYQVLDDVLHPDAKLGRDGNRTLASLYDLMTAKKESRYLRPIGSWNNGRLVVYPNNKVEHYLNGVKVLEYTRGSEEFKKLVAISKYKDWKNFGEAPKGHILLQDHGNKVDFRTIKIKTLK; from the coding sequence ATGTCAAAAATTAAAAAGTATAGCATTCTTGCTTTTTCTCTAATTAGTTTATCGGCGGCAGCCCAAAAAGCCAAACCCCTGTTTGATGGCAAAACCCTAACCGGCTGGAAATCGGTGGCAGGTGTAGCCCCATACAAAGTTGAAGACGGAATGATTGTAGGTGCCATGACCAAAGGAACACCTAACTCATTTCTGATTACCGAAAAAGAATACGGCAATTTTATTTTAGAACTGGATGTAAAACTCGAGGGCGAAAGCACCAACTCTGGTATTCAAACCCGTAGCCACATTAAACAGGAAGCCAATAACGGCAGAGGGATGGTTTTTGGCCGTCAGGTAGAAATAGATCCATCTGCAAGGGCCTGGAGTGGTGGTATTTACGATGAAGCCAGAAGAAGCTGGTTATACCCTTTAGAATTAAACCCATCAGCAAGATCTTTGTATAAAAAGAACGAGTTTAACCACTACAGGATAGAATGTATTGGTAACGAAACCAAAACCTGGCTAAACGGACAGCCGGTAGCCTATGTAATCGATACTTTAGATCAGTCGGGCTTTATTGGTTTGCAGGTACACGGTATTGGCAACAACACCGAAAACGATGGTAAGAAAGTTTATTTCAAAAACATCAATATCCAAACAGAAGGCCTTAAAGCCAAAGCTTTTCCAAAAGGATTTTACGTGGTAAACTTAACACCAAATACTTTATCACCTTTCGAGAAAGCTAATGGTTACAAATTGCTTTTTGATGGCAAAACCAATGCTGGCTGGATTGGCGCTTATAAAACTGCATTTCCTGAAAAAGGATGGAAAATTGCCAATGGTACAATCAGTGTTGAACCTTCAGGCGGTGCCGAATCTACCAATGGTGGCGATATTGTAACCAAAGAAGAATATGCTGCTTTTGATATGTCGTTTGAGTTTAAACTTACTCCCGGTGCCAACAGCGGTGTTAAATACTTTGTTACCTTAAGCGAGAAAAATACAGGTTCGGCAATTGGTTTAGAATACCAGGTGCTGGATGATGTACTGCACCCGGATGCTAAATTAGGTCGCGATGGAAACCGCACTTTAGCCTCGTTATACGATTTAATGACCGCTAAAAAAGAATCAAGATATTTACGTCCTATAGGTAGCTGGAACAACGGCCGTTTGGTGGTGTACCCTAATAACAAAGTAGAACACTATTTAAACGGAGTTAAAGTTTTAGAATATACACGTGGCTCAGAAGAGTTTAAAAAACTGGTAGCCATTAGCAAATATAAAGACTGGAAAAACTTTGGTGAAGCGCCAAAAGGCCACATCCTGCTACAAGATCATGGCAATAAAGTAGATTTCAGGACCATCAAAATAAAAACCTTAAAATAA
- a CDS encoding Gfo/Idh/MocA family protein — translation MENSRRKFIKQSAIFAAATYAGTMGMSAKSYGRIIGANDRVRVGVVGFSDRFKETLLPCFMNHNKELNFDIVGLSDLWNYRRDLGIAHLKAKFGHDIKACRNNDELYATKDLDAVIISTADFQHALHTIEAVKANCDAYVEKPFAETMDDAKAAFKAVKASKQIVQIGSQRRSGENYTNAAKFIQDGKFGPITAVDLVWNVNQPGRWRRPDLVAKLKEEDIDWKRFLLNRPVEAFDPRKYLEYRLFWPYSSGMPGQWMSHQIDTVHWFTNLKHPRSVVANGGIYTWKDGRRNWDSMVAVFDYGQPDTTDGFQVTFTSRMQNSVGDVGEVYYSNGGELNLITNKVSPKGGLREKEAAAMGLKANLLPEFDLSKTEIKAATGANMGGDPLTSGHMRNWMECVRSRKTPNAPVEAGYSHSIANIMTNAAVRTGAKATFDEGRQEVIANGKVFKY, via the coding sequence ATGGAAAATTCCAGAAGGAAATTTATTAAGCAATCTGCAATATTTGCTGCGGCAACCTATGCCGGTACTATGGGAATGAGTGCTAAAAGTTATGGGCGCATAATTGGCGCAAATGATAGGGTACGGGTAGGCGTTGTTGGGTTTTCCGACCGTTTTAAAGAAACGCTCCTGCCTTGTTTTATGAACCATAATAAAGAACTGAACTTCGATATTGTTGGCCTTTCTGATTTATGGAATTACCGCAGGGATTTGGGCATTGCCCATCTAAAAGCAAAATTTGGTCACGATATTAAAGCCTGCCGCAACAACGATGAGCTTTATGCAACTAAAGATCTTGATGCGGTAATTATCAGTACAGCCGATTTTCAGCATGCTTTACATACCATTGAGGCTGTTAAAGCCAATTGCGATGCCTATGTAGAAAAACCTTTTGCCGAAACCATGGATGATGCTAAAGCAGCTTTTAAAGCGGTTAAAGCAAGTAAACAGATTGTGCAAATTGGTTCGCAGCGAAGAAGTGGTGAGAATTATACCAATGCAGCAAAATTTATTCAGGATGGTAAGTTTGGCCCCATAACCGCTGTAGACCTGGTTTGGAATGTAAACCAGCCCGGCAGATGGCGCCGACCCGATTTAGTGGCTAAGTTAAAAGAAGAAGACATCGATTGGAAGCGTTTCCTGCTTAACCGCCCGGTTGAGGCTTTCGATCCGAGAAAATATTTAGAGTACAGGTTGTTCTGGCCCTATTCATCAGGGATGCCCGGGCAATGGATGAGTCACCAGATTGATACTGTACATTGGTTTACCAATCTAAAGCATCCGCGCAGTGTGGTAGCCAACGGAGGCATTTACACCTGGAAAGATGGCCGGAGAAACTGGGATTCGATGGTGGCTGTATTCGACTATGGCCAGCCCGATACTACCGATGGCTTTCAGGTAACCTTTACCTCGCGAATGCAGAATAGCGTAGGTGATGTAGGCGAAGTATATTATTCGAACGGTGGTGAGCTTAACCTCATTACCAATAAAGTTTCGCCAAAGGGCGGATTGAGAGAAAAAGAAGCCGCTGCAATGGGCTTAAAAGCTAACCTTTTACCGGAGTTTGATTTAAGTAAAACCGAAATCAAAGCAGCAACCGGAGCAAATATGGGCGGCGATCCGTTAACCTCGGGCCACATGCGCAACTGGATGGAATGTGTGCGCAGCCGTAAAACGCCTAATGCGCCTGTAGAGGCCGGTTATTCGCATTCAATTGCCAATATCATGACTAACGCTGCGGTAAGAACTGGCGCAAAAGCCACCTTTGATGAAGGCAGACAAGAAGTAATCGCAAACGGAAAAGTATTTAAATATTAA
- a CDS encoding GDYXXLXY domain-containing protein: protein MTKIKSVFIVINLLLLIGYFNWSIYAKERILSEGKLVLIELAPVDPRSLMQGDYMHLNYKENTFLEKVKIPKRGFCLLKIDSNGIGHRIALIKDMRPLGNDEVVVKYFFDGNEYWPSIHIGAESYFFQEGKGKKYEAAKYGGLKIDGNGNSILVGLYNKDLKLIL from the coding sequence ATGACAAAGATTAAATCTGTATTCATTGTAATCAATTTGCTACTTCTGATTGGTTATTTTAATTGGTCTATCTATGCTAAGGAAAGAATATTGAGTGAGGGCAAGCTTGTTCTCATTGAACTTGCCCCAGTCGATCCGCGATCATTGATGCAAGGTGATTATATGCACTTAAATTATAAAGAGAATACTTTCTTAGAAAAAGTAAAAATACCTAAAAGAGGTTTCTGCCTATTAAAAATAGATTCGAATGGAATAGGACATCGAATCGCTTTAATAAAAGATATGAGACCGTTAGGTAATGATGAAGTAGTGGTTAAATATTTTTTTGATGGAAACGAATATTGGCCCTCTATCCATATCGGTGCCGAGTCCTATTTTTTTCAGGAAGGAAAGGGGAAAAAATATGAAGCGGCTAAATACGGCGGCCTTAAAATAGATGGAAATGGCAATAGCATCCTTGTTGGCCTTTATAATAAAGATTTGAAGCTGATTCTATAA
- a CDS encoding DUF4401 domain-containing protein produces the protein MNNLQIVDHFIASIERKSKPDFTIDNEKFEKEISKDSQTYSGLGIKILSVCGGLLGSLLFLGFVTLSISESPTATFIFGLIVLGGAVLLDKISNSTVLDAVCIGAFLSGCTLLGYSINQMTDSANLTIFSLLVIAVATVASTENYMLNLFGLLMFNSCLFAFIETNNVNILIHFLTAFLCIGFVIINLVEHKALVRSISVNKRYPPFRIGFLVSLSVLLIYFAIYFAKPSFPYRWVSSLIIMAATIYNISSIIDFLKLKTGQFIIYIFAITILASVIFAPSICGAILILIVGIHVGHRLTIVFGIVALFYFVGQFYYDLQYTLLTKSIIMICTGALLLVVAYIFNRQIRSYDKD, from the coding sequence ATGAATAACTTACAAATTGTAGATCATTTTATTGCCAGTATTGAAAGAAAATCGAAGCCTGATTTTACAATTGATAACGAAAAGTTTGAAAAAGAAATATCGAAAGATAGCCAGACATATAGTGGTTTAGGAATTAAAATTCTCTCTGTTTGTGGAGGCTTACTGGGCTCCTTGCTTTTTTTAGGTTTCGTTACCTTGAGTATTTCGGAATCTCCGACAGCAACATTTATTTTTGGCTTGATAGTATTAGGCGGGGCCGTATTGTTGGATAAAATATCAAACAGCACTGTATTGGATGCTGTTTGTATTGGCGCATTTCTATCTGGATGTACACTCCTGGGCTACTCAATAAACCAAATGACCGATTCGGCTAACCTCACTATTTTCTCTTTGCTTGTAATTGCTGTAGCTACAGTTGCCAGTACAGAAAACTATATGCTCAACTTATTTGGACTTTTAATGTTTAATTCTTGCTTATTTGCATTTATTGAAACTAATAATGTTAATATTCTTATTCATTTCTTAACCGCTTTTCTGTGCATTGGATTTGTTATAATTAATTTGGTGGAGCATAAAGCACTTGTGAGATCTATTTCTGTAAACAAGCGATACCCGCCCTTTCGGATTGGCTTTTTAGTTTCGCTTAGTGTGCTGTTAATTTATTTCGCAATATATTTTGCTAAGCCATCTTTCCCATACCGTTGGGTTTCTTCACTTATTATTATGGCTGCTACCATTTACAACATAAGTTCCATTATAGATTTTTTAAAACTTAAAACTGGCCAATTCATCATTTACATATTTGCTATAACGATTTTGGCTTCGGTAATTTTTGCACCTTCAATTTGTGGAGCGATTTTAATTTTGATTGTTGGTATTCATGTAGGTCACAGGTTAACGATCGTTTTCGGGATAGTTGCATTGTTCTATTTTGTTGGACAGTTTTATTATGATCTCCAATATACCTTGCTCACTAAATCAATCATAATGATTTGCACCGGAGCCTTGTTGCTTGTTGTTGCTTATATTTTTAACAGACAAATTAGATCATATGACAAAGATTAA
- a CDS encoding DUF2157 domain-containing protein, with translation MTEPGVTRRTLQIIARNSNLSAEELETQFKEQGIYADKKGWAKYIEIALIGIGAAFVISGIIFFLAYNWHLLQRFLKLGLVQLLVIATVLTSFVFKRNQLVRSVLLMSASVLVGAMFSVFGQVYQTGADAYDFFLGWTVFIIIWALVADFPPLWLLAMALINITISLYVDQIAPYWPSDLKYLLLFVLNSVVLIVIQLLPSALKASVPNWLIKVISLSIATYITIGAALNIFDKDHRYWFVFFLLAFMVYTLAVYHSFKHKSLFHLCIVPLSLLIIICCWITESHHQEYGTLFFFMSVFVVASITLLTKLLVNLNKSWNE, from the coding sequence ATGACAGAACCGGGAGTTACCCGTCGCACACTGCAAATCATTGCCCGGAATAGTAATTTGTCGGCTGAGGAGCTTGAGACACAATTTAAAGAACAAGGCATTTATGCAGATAAAAAAGGATGGGCAAAGTATATTGAAATTGCATTAATTGGTATCGGTGCTGCTTTTGTTATATCAGGTATTATTTTTTTCTTAGCTTATAATTGGCATTTGCTACAAAGGTTTCTAAAACTGGGTTTAGTACAGCTTCTGGTTATTGCAACCGTACTGACATCATTCGTTTTTAAAAGAAATCAATTAGTACGGAGTGTATTATTAATGAGCGCTTCAGTTTTGGTTGGTGCAATGTTCTCTGTATTTGGTCAGGTTTATCAGACTGGAGCAGATGCTTACGATTTCTTTTTAGGGTGGACGGTGTTTATAATAATATGGGCTCTGGTTGCAGATTTCCCTCCACTATGGCTATTGGCTATGGCATTGATTAACATTACCATTTCGCTTTATGTAGATCAAATTGCTCCATATTGGCCATCAGATCTCAAATATTTATTGCTTTTTGTTTTAAATAGTGTGGTTTTAATAGTAATACAGTTGCTTCCTTCTGCTTTAAAAGCATCAGTTCCGAATTGGTTAATAAAGGTTATTTCTTTGAGCATCGCAACGTACATAACAATAGGGGCAGCTCTAAATATTTTTGATAAAGACCATCGATATTGGTTTGTCTTTTTTTTACTTGCCTTTATGGTTTATACGCTTGCGGTTTATCACAGTTTTAAGCATAAATCATTGTTCCATTTGTGTATTGTACCATTGAGTTTACTTATTATCATTTGCTGCTGGATTACTGAAAGCCACCATCAGGAATACGGTACGTTATTTTTCTTTATGAGTGTTTTCGTAGTCGCCAGCATTACTCTATTGACGAAATTATTGGTTAACTTAAATAAATCCTGGAATGAATAA